The genomic interval ATATATTTCAATGCCTGCTGTGACTTACCCGATGCCCAGATCAGTTTCATCTTTTCATAACGGCTGGCAAAGTTGTATTGTTTATTGAAGTAAGGAATACTGGCAGGATTTACCAGTTTCATCACCTTGCTTACCACCCCCTGCAGCGACTTGGGAATACGTTCTGTGTATTGCAGGGATTGGTTGAATTTATTATATCCGGCAAAGAGCTCGTCCCCCCCGTCTGCAGAAAGTACCACCTTTACCTGCTTTGCAGCCAGTTTACTGACCAGCGTGGTGGGAACGGTGGAATTATCGGCAAAAGGCTCGTCGTAAATCTCGGGCAGATGATCAAGTATATCCCTTGCATCTGAGGGGCCCACAATCCATTCGGTATGGTCGGTGCCCAGGTGCTGTGCTATCCGGCGGGCTTCTTTGGATTCATCGAAGGCGGCTTCTTTATAGCCAATGGTGAATGTCTTCAGACGGCTACCGGAAGAAGCCTGCAGTATGGCTGCCACGCTGGAGCTGTCATAACCACCGCTCAGGAAAACCCCAACGGGAACGTCGGCCACCATCCGGTATTTGTAGGCGCTCTCCATCAGTTCTTTGGTATGACGGATGATGTCACCTTCATACATGCCTGTCAGCGGCTGGCGGTAAGCATCCAGCACGCTCCAGTACTCGGAGGTGGTCAATGCCTTGTTCTTCAGCGAAAGGTGCATGAAATGTCCCGGTTTCAGCTTATGCGTATGCTCGAAGATGGTATATGGCGCGGGAATGTAGCTATATTGGAGGAACAGTGATACACTGTTCACATCGATCTTTTTCTCAAAAGCGGGGAAACGGCTGAAGCTTTTCAACTCTGAAGCAAACAGCAGCACATTGTTGTGCCAGTAGTAGTAAAGCGGTTTTACCCCCGCCCTGTCGCGGCAGAAGATCACCTGTTGTTCTTCGCTGTCGTAGATCACAAAGGCAAACATACCAATACAATGGTCCACGATCTTTTCTTTCCAGCAGTCGTAGCCTTTGATCAGCACTTCAGTATCGCTGCTGGATGTAAAATGATACCCCTGGTGTTCCAGTTCGCGGCGTATTTCTTTAAAGTTGTATACCTCACCGTTGAAGATCATAGTATACTGTTTAAAATGCATCGGCTGATGCCCGCCGCTGGAAAGGTCGAGGATGGACAGACGGCGCTGGCCCAGCCCGATCAATGCATTAGGGTGTTCAAACACTTCATAGCCGCCGTCGTCGGGACCACGATGCAGCAATGCATCCGTCATGTCTTTCAGCACCGGGAGGCTCGCTTTTTTGGAGAAATCAATAAACCCTGCTATGCCACACATGGTAATAATTTTAGTTGACGATGTTTTACGTTCCACATAATGCCCTTCCAGAAAGCCCTTAGGTGTTCCTTCTCTTTATTGAGAATGAATTGTAACGTATTCTTGGGAATGGTAAACAAGGTCAGGTACAGTAAAAAGATGATCCGGTTAGGTAATGCCACGTTCCTTCGCATGAACAGTATCCTGTTCCTGGTAAGATAGTAGGTCTTTAATGGACTGTTCTTACCCGTGGACATTGATTCTTTATGGTAGATAAGTGATTTATACTGATAATAGATCTTATATCCCTTACGCTTGATTTGCTCGCACCAGTCAAACTCTTCATAATACAGGAAGTATACCTCCGGCATCAGCCCTACTTCTTTCAATACGGAAGCTTTGGTCATCATGCCGCCGCCGTGTGCATAGTTGGTAGCAGAGACCTGGTCATACTGGCCCTGGTCGGGCTCTTTACAACCGATCATACTGTTCCTTCCGGTGAATACATCTACCGACTGATAACCGGCGTATTCGATAATGCCTTTATGGAAGAAGTAATGAAATTTGGGGCTGACCATCCCTGCATCAGGATGCGCGTAAAAGACTTCCAGCAGGCCTTCTATCAGGCCATCGGTAAATTCGGTATCATTATTTACAAGAAAAATATACTCGCCTGTGGCCTCACGGATGCCCAGGTTATTACCACCGGCAAAACCTTTGTTGCTTTCACTCCTGATCACCTTTACCGCGGGGTAAACTTCCAGCAATGCGGCGGTGGGGTCTTCCACAGAAGCATTGTCCACAACGATCACTTCCACGTTGCGGTAACTGTTCCTGCTGATAGAAACCAGCAATTCACATGTAACGCTGCTTGTATTATAGTTGACCGTTACAATGGAAACAAGCGGTGCTATTTTATTTTCCTGTAACATTGACCAGGGGATTATCGATAGTTGTTTTGGAATGCTTTGTATGAATGAAGGTCTTATCAGCGCCTTTGAGCTTGAATACCAGTGAGAGCATGATACCTACTACATGGGGAAGGTTCATTAATACAGTGAGCAGGTATTTTGAGTAGAATTTACCGGGAAGCGGCAACATCATACTGATCACGAATGCGCCAAGGCAGATAGCCCAGGCAGATAAGGGCAGTGTGAGGTACTTACCGAATACCAGGTAGATGCCAGTCATGAACACTACACCTGCCAGCAACAGCATACGTGGCAGTAACATATTCTGGCCTACGGACATATAAAAATAGTCAATACGGCCTTTCAGCAATGCCCTGAACCCACGAGTAAAGTAATGGCGGAGGTATACGAACTGGCTGGACAGCCAGCGTTTGCGCTGGCTTTCGAATGCGGCTGCATTGGCCACCTTCTCATCAAATATGAGCGCCTCTTCGAGGTAGTGGATCTTATACCCTTTATCCACCAGCAGTTGTTGCAGTACCTTATCAAAACCGCCGGTAGCTTCTGTTTCCAGCAGGGCCTGTTTCATCAGCTGATATTCGAAGCCAATGCCGGAACCAATAATGGAAGCAGAGAGCCCAAGCGCATTGGCGCCTTTGCGGTTAATGTGATTGGCGATCATTTCATTGGCAGCATCCAGGATGGCGAAAGGAGAATCCATGTTCTTTGCTACACGCTGGGCCTGTATGATGTGGTACCCCTGCTGGTAGGCAATATTGATCTTCTGCAGAAAATCGGGCGCCGGGATGTTGTCAGCATCAGCGATCACCGCCATATCATATATATTATCATCCAGCTGCGCAAATGCGGCATTCAGTGATTTTGCTTTTGTGCTCTTCTTAAAAGAGACAGGGATCACGGTGATACCCTCCTCTTCAAGCGTCTGGATCGTTGCCGGTTTCAGGGAATCGGCAATAACAATCACTTTATAGCAGTTGGCCGGATAATCGAGCGATTCATAACTGATCGCTGCGTGAAGGATGATATCATCTTCCTTATAGGCAGGTACCAGGATGGCGATCCTGCAATAGGCCGCAACATCTTCGGTAATTTTAGTTTTCTTCGGAAAGAATTTACCGGCAACAGAGAACAAGAGGTTGTACAATACGCAGCCTCCGAGGTATCCGAATATGATTAATTCAATCGTAAGGATCATTATACATTATCTTTTTGTATTAACGCTTTCGGAGTGTTGGCCATAATCCACATGTCGTAGGTGAAGCTATGCGAATTGGAATAATTGATGTCCAATGCTATTCTTTCTTCTACAGACATATCTTTCTTTCCCCTTTTACTGATCTGCCAGAGACCGGTGATGCCTGCCGGCGCCAGGAAGCGCTGTGCCCATTCATCTGTGGTCAGTGCAGCCGCTTCGTATAGTGGTAAGGGTCTGTTACCAACGAGCGACATATCTCCTATCAATACATTCAAAAGCTGTGGAAGTTCATCAAGGCTGGTGTTCCTTAAAAAGGCGCCGAAACGGGTTACCCGGGGGTCATTGGATACTTTATAGAAAACCGGGCCATTACCGTCCTTATATTGATTCAGGTGTTGCAGCTGCTGCAGTTTTTTGTCTGCATCTGCTACCATCGTTCTGAACTTGTAGAATTTGAATACCTGGTAGTTCCTGCCGGCGCGGCGTGCTGCATAAAACACGGGGCCCTTGGACTCCAGTTTAATGATAACGGCGATTAACAATAAAAGGGGGCTGATGGCAATCAGCAGGCAGCTGGCAACAACGATATCAAAAGTTCTTTTCAGTACAGCGTTCAGGGTTCTTTTAGTCCTGATCTTTTTACCGCCATTGACAACTGTCAGCGGAGGATAGGTGTTCAGTTGTTTGAATTTGCTGATGAAAGATATTTTAGATGGTAATTTGGGAAGACATTTTGCCGTAATGATCTCGTCGATGAAGGTATATTTCTTCGCCGCGGTTTTCATTTCAGGAGTGATCTCAGCCACGTCCACGTAAAGCAGGAAAGGAATGCAGGAGTAGCTGGATTCCTTCTTCAGGTATTCTTTCCAGGCGTTCAGCCCCTTCTGGTTATCAACGTTGGACCGGTATATAATAACGCCCGGCCTTCTTCTGAAGACAGATTGCAATTGTTCCATCGTTGCAGCAGCGGAATCAAAATCCTGTGCAAAGAAACACTTGTACCCCGCATCTTCAAATTCGGGGGCGTTCATATGTTGCCCTACAAACAGCACAATATTGCTGTCAGCCATTATCTGACGGGGCATTGCCTGTTCACATTCTTCAAACTGCTTTGGGGCCGCATTTTTCAATACGCTCAGTTCAGGTGTAAATGTATTCATGCTAACAAAGGAATTAATGGTTACATACTGATTATATATTTAGTGCTACGAAAAAGCAGGTACATGCTGAGCTCTCAACACATGATCAATTGTATCCAGTAAGATTACGGGATCAAAAGGCTTTTTGATAATCGTCTTGATGTTACCGGGGCGTATATTGGCAAACGACTCTTTAGTGTCATGCACACCGGAAAGCACCATGAGAGGTATATGCTGATACAGATTACTTTCGGTCATGAACTCAATGAGTTCCCATCCGTTGATGTTCGGCATCTGGAGATCCGTGATCACCAGGTCGGGGATATTGCCGTTTTTAAGCCAGGCCATAGCAGCCAGACCATCACACGCTGAAACAACGTTGTAGGTCCTGTTTAGCATCACTTCCAGTAAATATCGGATGGGTAAACTATCATCTATAATTAAAACTGTTTTTTTCACCTTTAACCAATTTAATATTACAAATAGATCCCAATACGGTTAAGCATTGGAAAAATTAGTGTTCGTTGGCTTTAAATTGGATAAGGTTTTACGGAATTAAAAAAACAGTTTCTCAGGGGATATGAAAGAAAAGAATCAAATATGGTTTCTTTTAAAACGCTTGCACTAAAATACGAAAGTAATTCTTAACTACAAGCTCTAAATTTTCGCAATAGTATTGTCCTTAAAAAAACAACGATGTAAAAATATAATACTTTATTCATTTCCCAATATGTTTTTGGTAAACGGCTGTTTTTTTTGGGTGAATGCGCAAGAAATTATCGTAAACGGATATTCAATGCCTTCGCACACTCATTTTTTTTAAATGTAGCATACGCTGCTGAAAAAATACTGCACAATTATTATACTTTTGCGGTGAACCCCCTTGTGGGATTGTTCTGTAACGTGCTACAACGCTCAGTTTATCCCCTCAATCTATATATATTATGACTCTGATCTCAGTGATCTTCTGGTGCAGCCTCTTTCTTGTTTGCTATAGTTATATAGGATATGGTATACTACTTTATATAGTAATTAGACTGCGCCGTTATTTTGTAGGCCCCAGACAAACGGATGAAAGAACGCCCTTCACTCCGGAGGTGACCCTTATGGTGGCTGCCTACAATGAGGAGGCCTTTATCAGGGAGAAGATAGCCAACACACTCGCCCTGAACTATCCGGCGGAAAAGGTACAGATCATCTTTGTAACCGATGGCAGTACCGACAACACCAATAATATAATAAGGAGTTACCCCCGGATCACATTGCTTTATGAACCGGAGCGCAATGGCAAGACGATGGCGGTAAACAGGGCCATGAAATATGTGAAGACGCCATTTGTAGTATTTTCAGATGCCAACACCTTATTAAATAAGGACGTCCTGCCTTGTCTCATGCGGCATTTCAGCGATGAACAGACCGGTGCAGTGGCAGGTGAAAAAAAGATCATAGTAGCGAAACAGGCAGAGGCGGAAGGCGCAGGGGAAGGAATGTACTGGAAATATGAGTCATTATTAAAGAAGTGGGATGCTGAACTATATAGTGTAATGGGAGCTGCCGGTGAACTATTTGCTATACGCACCGCCTTATATGAGGATATCCCCGCAGACACTATCCTGGATGACTTTATGATCTCTTTCGGTATAAATAAAAAAGGATACAAAGTGGCTTACGCCCCTGACGCCTATGCCCAGGAGACGCCTTCTGCTTCGCTGGAAGACGAATATAAACGCAAGGTCCGCATCAGTGCCGGAGGCTTTCAATCAATGAGCCGGCTGCTCGATCTGCTGAACATCTTCCGTTATCCCAAAATTACCTGGCAGTATGTTTCACATCGTGTATTCCGCTGGACAGTTGCACCATTATGTCTACTGTTGGCACTACTAACTAACGTAATATTATGTGCATCCGGCGCACCGGCCGTCTACTGGCTTATACTGTTCCTGCAGGTAGCATTTTATGGTATGGCTTTGGTAGGATATATGCTCGCAAGAAGACAGGTGAAAAGTAAAGTGTTCTATATACCCTTTTATTTTGTGTTTATGAATGTGGCCGTGTATCAAGGGTTTGGCCGTTTTGTAAGAAAGAAACAGTCTGCAGTATGGGACCGCTCACAACGTCAATTAACCACGGGGTGAGACGTACTTCTTACACTTACCGTTCACTTGTGTTACTTCACCAATTGTTTTATATCGTTCACCCTTAAAAAACAGATTTTCGCTAAAAAAGTCTACAACTATAAAAATATACACTTACTTTTGGAACTTGAACCGAGTACACTGGGCTTAATCCTTATCTGATTAATAAGAAAGCTACCAAGTGTGATGTAATTTCCTAACCTCATCCTACATAAAAGCCAATCTGGTAGTTATTCTCTTTTCGGGACTATCAATTTTAATTTTGCCATCTCCTCTGATCTGCCAGCCCTGAAAGCTTTGGGCTATTATTTATTTATTTCTGGCTAATCACCGGGTAACGCCCCGATTGTCCATAATATATATTTTCTTTTATGAAAAGAAATGTACACTTACTATTCAGCATTCTGAGCATTCTAATGCTTTTTGCGGGTACAGCTGTTGCACAGCAAGCTTTAAACCCCGCTGACCCCATTGTTGTGTACAATTCCAGCTCCCCCCCTACACCTCCACCTTATGGACGTATCGGGAAATGGGTGAAGACAAACCGCTTGTCCTGGAATACGTCAAACTTCAAATGTTACATTTACAAGGGACTTAACTTCCGCCTCAAATTCCCTAAGACCTACCAGCACAATGTTGCTGATGGAAAGAAATATCCAATCTTTGTATTCCTGCACGGCCGCGGTGAAGGCGGTAGCGTTTATGACAACGAGTACCAGTTACTGCACGGCGGACAGACATTTGATAACTATACCAATAATGGCAGCTTCGACGGTTTCCTGTTTTATGGACAGACAGCAGATGGTAACTGGGGAAACGGTCAGTACGACATTATCAAGGAATTACTGGACAGTCTTGCCCTGCAGGTAAAGGGTGACCTGAACAGGGTGATCGTTAACGGCCTTTCTGCCGGCGGCTACGGTTCCTGGCTCTTCGCGGAACGTTATCCGCAGTATTTTGCTTCCATTATGCCGATGAGTGGTATTGCCAACGGCGATGCCAGCACCACCAATATTAATAATCTGAAATACACTGCTCTCTGGTATTTTCAGGGAGGTAAGGACAACGCGCCCGCTCCATATACTGCCAATACGGTAGTTACTGCCTATCAAAACGCCGGTGCTCACCTTACGTATACATTATACCCGGATCTGGGCCATGGTACCTGGACCACCGCCTGGGCAGAACCGGATTTTGTTCCTTTTATGAACAGGAACAATATACTGACCCCATGGCCATTAGGTGGACGATCTGAATTCTGTCCCGGCGATCCGGTAAATATTACCGCCGGTATCCCGCCGGGATTTGCCGCTTATGAGTGGCAGAAAGATGGTAATCCCATTCAGGGAGCTACATCTAACAGTATTAATATCACCGCACTCGGCACCTATTCGGTAAGAGTAAGGAGAACTGCCGGCGGCGCCTGGTCAGAATTCTCTCCTATACCACTTGTCGTGAAAACGAAAGCGGCTACTGTTACACCACCAATTACGATAGACAGCCTTGCTACCAATGTATTGCCCGCTCCTGACGGCAGTACAACAGTTACGCTGAAACTGCCTGCCGGTTACGCTACCTACGAATGGCGTACCGTAGGGGGTAATACTTCATTAGGTAACACCAACACATTCACTGCGGGTGTAGGACAATATATTGCCCGTGTAACAGAGCAGTTTGGTTGTACCGCCAGTTTCTCTGCACCATATAGTGTCATAAATGCGGCTGGCACCAATGTACCGGACCAGGTAGGCGGTGTAACCGTGACGCCTGTTTCTGAGACCCAGCTGACATTGAACTGGAACGATAAACCAAACCCTCAGAACAACGAAACTGCTTTTGAAATATACCGCAGCACTACGTCTGGCAGTGGCTACAAAATGGTAGCTAAAGTACCTGCTGATGTGCTGGTATTTGCCGATAAGGGCCTTGCGTCCAATACAAAATACTACTACATCATCCGTCCGGTGAATGCCAATGGCGCTGCTCCTGTATCAGCTGAAGCCAGCGGTACTACCGAGACAGATGCCCTTGCTCCTACATCACCAAAGAGCCTGACCGTTACAAGCACCAGCTCCAGCTCTGTTTCACTCAGCTGGACGGCCGCGACCGACGACGTAGGTGTGAGCGCCTACGAAGTGTATGTAAATAATCAGAAATCATACACTGTCGAAGGCACTAAACTTAATATGGTGGCTTATGGCCTGACCGAAAGAGGTGTCTACAATTTCTACGTAATAGCTAAAGATGCAGCCGGTAACGCCTCTCCACCGAGCAACCAGGTTACTGCCGCAGCTATCAATAAAGGCATTGCCTACAAATATTATGAAGGCACATGGACCACACTGCCTAATTTCAATAACCTCGTACCGGTAGAATCCGGAAGGACTGCCAACATAGATCTGACTGTCAGGAACAGGGATATTAACTATGCCATCCTGTGGACAGGTTTACTGACCATCCCTGTAAGCGGTACTTACTACTTTGCCACCAACTCTGATGATGGTAGTAAGCTGTGGTTCAATACTCCTTACAGTTACAGTGGTTTAGCTACTGTAAATAACGACGGAGCCCATGGCACAACACAGGTGAGCAGCCTTCCAATGGTGCTGAATGCCGGCGTGTACCCAATTACTGTGGCTTACTTCCAGGGAAATGGCGGCCAGGCAATGAACCTGCGCTGGAGATCCAGTGCTATTAACGTGAACAACTTCACCAATATTCCGGACCAGTACCTGGGCGATACCATGACCATTCCGGGTTCTGCACCTGCAGCACCATTGATATTGGGTGCTACAGCTACTGCATTCAATAAGATAGATCTGACATGGAGCGATAACAGCAACAATGAATCAGGATTTGAATTGTACCGCAGCCCGACCTATAATGGTACTTATACCGTAGTAGGAAAAGCCGGTGCCAATACAACCACTTTAACAGACAATACTGTTGCCGCTAATACCCGCTATTATTATAAGATCCGTGCAGTAGGACCATCCGGTGAATCGGCACAGTCAGTAGGTTATCCCTACCTGGCAGTGTATCCGTTCGATAACTCCGCGGCGGATGTCAGCATCAATGCCAATAATGGAACTGCCAACCAGATCACCTACAATTCCGCCAACGAAATAGAAGGCACCTATGCGGCCTCCTTCAACGGATCCAACGGTTATGTGACTATCGGCGGCAATAACAGCGGCTTCCTGCATGATGCATTCTCTGCACGTACAGTATCCGTCTGGATCAAGCCAACGGTAACAGATAACACCCGTACAATATTCGAAATTGGCGGCAGCACCAGCGGTCTGGCTCTGCGTATCAATGCCAATAAACTGGAAGCAGGTGTTGCCAGCAACGGTATCCGTGTTGCAATATCAACTGCCTTTACCAGCACTTCCTGGACACATGTTGCAGTGGTGTACAACAGCGGTTCCCTGCGCCTCTATATTAATGGCGACCTGGCAGCTTCCGGCACCACCAGCTTCACTACTGTCAATGCCACCACTGACAACGCGAGGATTGGCTATAATAATGGCACCAACGCCTTCAATTTAACAGGTACTACTTTCAGTGGCCTGATGGACCGATTCGCTATTATCGGGCAGGCGCTGACACAAGCCGAAGTCAGCCAGCTGGCCGGACAAACCCTGCCATTCTACAGCGCGGTAACACCGGCATTGCCTGCAGCACCGGCTGCACCAACAAACCTGGTAGCTACTGCAAGCTCTCCTTCTGCCATCCAGCTGACCTGGACCAACAATCCGGCAAATGCAACCGGTTATGAAATTCAGCGTGCCTTTGGTAATAGTAATACTTTTGTATTGGTGAAGGCCGATACCCTGATTGGAACATCCGGTACGTTTACCGATACCGCTTTGTACGCTAACCAGCAGTATGTATACCGCGTACGTGAAACAGGCGACGGCGGCAACTCACCTTACTCATCCAATGCCACAGCCGTTACCGGCAACAACAGGCCGGTCATTGACGCTGTTGGCAACAGGTCAGCACGTTATGATGTGGAAACACATATCCCGATCGTAGCGAATGACGTGGATGAAGATCCGATCACGCTGACCACTGATAATCTGCCTTCTTTCGTTACACTGGCATCAGACGCAAATGGCTCCTACCTGAAGGTAACGCCAAATGCAGGCCTGCAGGGTACTTATAACAACCTGACAGTGTATGCGGCAGATCCGTTCGGTGGTAAGGATACCGTTACTTTCAATCTGACTATTAACGACAATTATAGCCCTGTCATAGCCTCTATTGCCAACATTTCCCTGAATGAGGGCGCTGGCCAGCAGCTTTCTCTCTCCGCTACTGATCAGAATGCTTCAGATGTACTTACATGGTCTGCAGCATCATTGCCCTCATTCATCACTCTCTCTGGCAGCAACCGTACTGCCAGCTTGAATGTGGCTCCCGGCTACGCTGACGCGGGCGTTTACACAGTGAAGCTGACTACCGTTGATGGCAATGGTGGTACTGACGACAAAACATTCACTGTAACCGTAACAGATAAAGATCCGAACTATAAGTTCTTTGTGCGCTTCAAGAATCAGACAGATGCTCCGGCGCCATGGAACAATATCACATCCTTATCTACCAGCAACCTGGTGAACGATAAGGGTGAAACTACCAACGTAGGCCTGCAGTTACAGACCGGCAACTGGTTCACCTGGAATGAAGGTGCGGTAACCGGCAATAACAGCGGTATCTATCCGGATGTGGTACTGAAAGAATACTACTTCTTCGGGTCCTGGCCCGGTATTTTCACATCCGACAATGCGATCGACGTGAAACTGACCGGACTGGATACAACCAGGAAGTACTCCTTCAAATTCTTTGCAGGCAGTGCATGGTCTGTACAGGCGAACAATGGCACCACCGTCTTTACGATGAACGGTGTCAGCAAACCGCTGAATGTACAGGGTAACACCTCCAATACTGCTAACTTTGACAATATCACGCCAAACAACAGTGGTGAGATCACCTTCAATATGGCGGTAGCCAATGGCACACCGGTAGGTTACCTCAATGCATTTGAAATGAACGCTATACTGGACGATGGTACACTGCCAGCTGCTCCTAAAGAGCTGCTCGCTACAGAAGATAACGGCAATGTATCCCTCAACTGGACAAATGTTGCCTACAATGCTACCGGTTACCGGATCCACCGTGCCACCGACAGCCTGGGCGTCTACAGTTTACTGGGCAGCCTGAACAGCGCAACTGCCCACAGCTATGTGGATAATACCGTACATGGTAACACCCATTATTATTACAAGGTCAGTGCTTCCAATTCTGAAGGCGTATCTCCGGGCTATAGCAATATAGCCGGTGTAAATGTGCCACAGAAGGCTCCTGGTATCAGCAGCATTGCTGAT from Chitinophaga filiformis carries:
- a CDS encoding response regulator, which codes for MKKTVLIIDDSLPIRYLLEVMLNRTYNVVSACDGLAAMAWLKNGNIPDLVITDLQMPNINGWELIEFMTESNLYQHIPLMVLSGVHDTKESFANIRPGNIKTIIKKPFDPVILLDTIDHVLRAQHVPAFS
- a CDS encoding glycosyltransferase family 2 protein, with the translated sequence MTLISVIFWCSLFLVCYSYIGYGILLYIVIRLRRYFVGPRQTDERTPFTPEVTLMVAAYNEEAFIREKIANTLALNYPAEKVQIIFVTDGSTDNTNNIIRSYPRITLLYEPERNGKTMAVNRAMKYVKTPFVVFSDANTLLNKDVLPCLMRHFSDEQTGAVAGEKKIIVAKQAEAEGAGEGMYWKYESLLKKWDAELYSVMGAAGELFAIRTALYEDIPADTILDDFMISFGINKKGYKVAYAPDAYAQETPSASLEDEYKRKVRISAGGFQSMSRLLDLLNIFRYPKITWQYVSHRVFRWTVAPLCLLLALLTNVILCASGAPAVYWLILFLQVAFYGMALVGYMLARRQVKSKVFYIPFYFVFMNVAVYQGFGRFVRKKQSAVWDRSQRQLTTG
- a CDS encoding glycosyltransferase, whose product is MILTIELIIFGYLGGCVLYNLLFSVAGKFFPKKTKITEDVAAYCRIAILVPAYKEDDIILHAAISYESLDYPANCYKVIVIADSLKPATIQTLEEEGITVIPVSFKKSTKAKSLNAAFAQLDDNIYDMAVIADADNIPAPDFLQKINIAYQQGYHIIQAQRVAKNMDSPFAILDAANEMIANHINRKGANALGLSASIIGSGIGFEYQLMKQALLETEATGGFDKVLQQLLVDKGYKIHYLEEALIFDEKVANAAAFESQRKRWLSSQFVYLRHYFTRGFRALLKGRIDYFYMSVGQNMLLPRMLLLAGVVFMTGIYLVFGKYLTLPLSAWAICLGAFVISMMLPLPGKFYSKYLLTVLMNLPHVVGIMLSLVFKLKGADKTFIHTKHSKTTIDNPLVNVTGK
- a CDS encoding glycosyltransferase family 2 protein translates to MLQENKIAPLVSIVTVNYNTSSVTCELLVSISRNSYRNVEVIVVDNASVEDPTAALLEVYPAVKVIRSESNKGFAGGNNLGIREATGEYIFLVNNDTEFTDGLIEGLLEVFYAHPDAGMVSPKFHYFFHKGIIEYAGYQSVDVFTGRNSMIGCKEPDQGQYDQVSATNYAHGGGMMTKASVLKEVGLMPEVYFLYYEEFDWCEQIKRKGYKIYYQYKSLIYHKESMSTGKNSPLKTYYLTRNRILFMRRNVALPNRIIFLLYLTLFTIPKNTLQFILNKEKEHLRAFWKGIMWNVKHRQLKLLPCVA
- a CDS encoding sugar transferase, which translates into the protein MNTFTPELSVLKNAAPKQFEECEQAMPRQIMADSNIVLFVGQHMNAPEFEDAGYKCFFAQDFDSAAATMEQLQSVFRRRPGVIIYRSNVDNQKGLNAWKEYLKKESSYSCIPFLLYVDVAEITPEMKTAAKKYTFIDEIITAKCLPKLPSKISFISKFKQLNTYPPLTVVNGGKKIRTKRTLNAVLKRTFDIVVASCLLIAISPLLLLIAVIIKLESKGPVFYAARRAGRNYQVFKFYKFRTMVADADKKLQQLQHLNQYKDGNGPVFYKVSNDPRVTRFGAFLRNTSLDELPQLLNVLIGDMSLVGNRPLPLYEAAALTTDEWAQRFLAPAGITGLWQISKRGKKDMSVEERIALDINYSNSHSFTYDMWIMANTPKALIQKDNV
- the asnB gene encoding asparagine synthase (glutamine-hydrolyzing) yields the protein MCGIAGFIDFSKKASLPVLKDMTDALLHRGPDDGGYEVFEHPNALIGLGQRRLSILDLSSGGHQPMHFKQYTMIFNGEVYNFKEIRRELEHQGYHFTSSSDTEVLIKGYDCWKEKIVDHCIGMFAFVIYDSEEQQVIFCRDRAGVKPLYYYWHNNVLLFASELKSFSRFPAFEKKIDVNSVSLFLQYSYIPAPYTIFEHTHKLKPGHFMHLSLKNKALTTSEYWSVLDAYRQPLTGMYEGDIIRHTKELMESAYKYRMVADVPVGVFLSGGYDSSSVAAILQASSGSRLKTFTIGYKEAAFDESKEARRIAQHLGTDHTEWIVGPSDARDILDHLPEIYDEPFADNSTVPTTLVSKLAAKQVKVVLSADGGDELFAGYNKFNQSLQYTERIPKSLQGVVSKVMKLVNPASIPYFNKQYNFASRYEKMKLIWASGKSQQALKYISQYITETEAASYLGGAHCTYKTNFDMNGELNNINDALNRLLSVDYKTFLVDNNLVKVDRATMSVSIEGREPMLDHRLVEFLAKVPAHVKVKNKVNKYILKEIVHQYIPKTLMDRPKRPFIAPLTHWFRDELKEQMAYYLSPAKLEQTGLFDPAHIETLKQNYFDGGKVSHQKLWNILVFQLWYSRWMEQL